CTAATTTCTATTATTATTTAAATCTATCTAATATAGAACTTCTTCTATTTTCTCTAAATCTTTTATGATTATAACATTCTTTTCAAAATCAATTAGGCCTTCTTCTTTCATTTTTATAAGTTCTCTTGATAGAGAAGGTCTTGTAACACCAAAGTGTTCAGCCATTTCATTTCTTTTTTGCTTTAAAGTAATTTTAAAATTTTCTTGACTCTTATACTGATCTAAAATAAAATCTGCTAACTTTTCTCTTATAGTTCCATAAGACACCTCTTTTAATTTTTTATTTAACATTAAGATTTTATTCGAAAGTAAAGTCATAAATCTAGTTAAAAATCCTTCACTTAAACTACAAAGCTTTAAGATATCTTCTTTCGGAATAAACATAACTTTAGAACTTGTAAATGATATAATATTAGATGGATAATGTTTTAAATTAGAAAAAATAATAACTTCACCAAAAATACCACCTATACCTATCCTATTTACAGATATAACTTTTCCTGATGGATAACCTTTTTGAACTTCTATAGTTCCGTCTAATATAATTCCTATACCTCGAATATCATCACCTTCTAAAGCTATAATCTCTCCCTTTGAAAAGTGACTTATTTTATAATTTATTTTACTTATCATATTATCTATAACATCTTCATTAAATCCTTTAAACAAAATACTCTTTGATAGTATCTTAAGCACAATTAACCTCCTAACTTTAGTTATTTAATTTATTTTCCCACGTAACATAAGTTACATACTTATTTATTAATTAATTTTATAATAATATTATAAATAGATTTATTATTGTGTTTATATGATAATTTATTATAATTATCTCATAAAAAAAATTTCTTTACTACAATTATAGGGGGTTAGCATAAATGTTAAGAAAAATAGTGAATATAGATGAAGAGAAATGTAATGGGTGTGGGCTTTGTGTAACTGCTTGTCATGAAGGCGCTATTGAACTTATAGATGGAAAAGCAAAATTAATAAGTGATGAATATTGTGATGGCTTAGGAGATTGCCTTCCTGAATGCCCTAATGGTGCAATTAAGATTATTGAAAGAGAAGCTAAAGAATATAATGAAGAATTAGTTCAAAGTAAAATAAATGAAAGAAAAGAAAAGGAAATTAAAATGCAAAAAGATAAACCTACTAAAGATGAACCCAAAATGCCTTGTGGATGCCCTGGAACTATGGCAAAAACTATAGAAAGAAAACCTAAAAAAATTAATATGATTAAACCTATAAACAATATTAAAGAAGATACCTTTGAAATAAATTCTGAATTAAGGCAATGGCCAGTCCAGTTAAAACTAATTAATACTAGGGCCCCATACCTTGAAAATGCTGATTTATTAGTAGCTGCTGATTGTACAGCTTATGCATATGCTAATATCCATAAAGATTTTATAAAAGATAGAATTACATTAATAGGTTGTCCTAAGCTTGATGATAATGAATATTATAAAGAAAAATTAGCTGAAATTTTAACTAATAATAATATTAAAAGTATAAAGGTTCTAAGAATGTCTGTACCGTGTTGTGGTGGAATTGTAGAAGCAGTAAAAG
The nucleotide sequence above comes from Hathewaya histolytica. Encoded proteins:
- a CDS encoding Crp/Fnr family transcriptional regulator, producing MLKILSKSILFKGFNEDVIDNMISKINYKISHFSKGEIIALEGDDIRGIGIILDGTIEVQKGYPSGKVISVNRIGIGGIFGEVIIFSNLKHYPSNIISFTSSKVMFIPKEDILKLCSLSEGFLTRFMTLLSNKILMLNKKLKEVSYGTIREKLADFILDQYKSQENFKITLKQKRNEMAEHFGVTRPSLSRELIKMKEEGLIDFEKNVIIIKDLEKIEEVLY
- a CDS encoding ATP-binding protein, which produces MLRKIVNIDEEKCNGCGLCVTACHEGAIELIDGKAKLISDEYCDGLGDCLPECPNGAIKIIEREAKEYNEELVQSKINERKEKEIKMQKDKPTKDEPKMPCGCPGTMAKTIERKPKKINMIKPINNIKEDTFEINSELRQWPVQLKLINTRAPYLENADLLVAADCTAYAYANIHKDFIKDRITLIGCPKLDDNEYYKEKLAEILTNNNIKSIKVLRMSVPCCGGIVEAVKGAMLISSTIVPYSEVIIDTDGTIISNK